Proteins encoded together in one Ciona intestinalis chromosome 3, KH, whole genome shotgun sequence window:
- the LOC100178857 gene encoding laccase-2-like isoform X3 translates to MSIRKHKGVRIQFYRRVVCESDPVVVRVHNRLDNGEATTIHWHGMSQRGTPWMDGVPMLTQCPIPPQTTFVYNFTATPAGTHWWHAHVGFHRSDGVFGSFVVRKPDASNPHFGAYDEDEHTILVGDWLHQTTMEKYIQHHHSNGNNKGEGMLINGKGEYTKYQRNNETIYTPMMKYSVTHGKRYRFRVINNAAVFCPFELTVDYHILTIIATDGVDVTAYNVTSLVTHGGERYDFVLNANQEAASYWIRIQGLADCMNSSQRAVLWYRNSTSGARPASTPDTINQTKINPLNEKETSNVKYVTNLSTIKNVETRLTQKPDVVHFIGFDFKLVNNPSYHDSILYPIKSVSRDHHLYSPQLNNVTYLSPHSPILSQYDDIDESTICNTFTGVNVPKTEFRACTHIADVQLGSVVELVVFDEGRTFNAGHPMHLHGYHFAVVAMNKVKGSISLDEVQQLHRNGSISYNFNNPVMKDSVIVPDGGYIVIRFIADNPGVWSFHCHLSFHLEAGMLMAFRVGEQSYKNNIPSNFPKCGNWEAASSRSKAVQVNRASIALYIWIIVLYVLIA, encoded by the exons ATGTCAATCCGGAAGCACAAGGGTGTGCGAATACAATTTTACCGTAGAGTG GTGTGCGAGAGCGATCCTGTTGTTGTCCGAGTGCATAATCGCTTAGATAATGGGGAAGCAACCACTATACATTGGCATGGTATGTCACAGCGAGGTACGCCGTGGATGGACGGGGTTCCAATGCTAACTCAGTGCCCAATTCCACCACAGACAACTTTTGTGTATAACTTCACAGCTACACCTGCTG GTACCCATTGGTGGCACGCACACGTTGGCTTCCATCGCTCAGATGGTGTGTTTGGTAGCTTTGTAGTGAGAAAACCTGATGCTAGCAATCCGCACTTTGGGGCTTATGATGAAG ACGAACACACGATTTTAGTTGGCGACTGGCTTCATCAAACTACCATGGAAAAATACATTCAACATCACCATTCAAATGGGAATAATAAAGGAGAAGGCATGCTAATCAACGGAAAAGGGGAATATACT AAATACCAGAGAAATAACGAAACAATTTACACGCCGATGATGAAGTACTCGGTAACTCATGGGAAGCGCTATCGGTTTCGAGTCATTAACAATGCTGCGGTTTTTTGTCCGTTCGAG cttACCGTGGATTACCATATTCTCACTATTATCGCCACGGATGGTGTTGACGTCACTGCATACAATGTAACGTCATTAGTGACGCATGGAGGTGAACGATATGACTTCGTGTTAAACGCAAATCAAGAAGCGGCTAGCTACTGGATTCGAATACAAGGACTTGCTGATTGTATGAATAGTTCACAAAGAGCTGTGCTGTG GTATAGAAACTCAACCAGCGGCGCCCGGCCTGCTTCAACACCGGACACAATCAATCAAACGAAAATTAATCCGCTCAACGAAAAGGAAACATCGAACGTGAAATACGTGACAAACTTGTCGACCATTAAGAATGTGGAAACTAGATTAACTCAGAAACCAGACGTTGTTCACTTTATTGGTTTCGACTTTAAGCTA GTTAACAACCCGTCCTACCACGACAGTATTCTATATCCGATTAAATCTGTTTCAAGAGACCACCATCTATACAGCCCACAGCTGAACAACGTGACGTATCTATCCCCCCATTCACCGATTCTCAGCCAGTACGACGACATTGATGAATCGACAATATGCAATACATTTACGGGTGTTAACGTACCCAAAACTGAG TTTCGAGCATGCACCCACATTGCTGACGTTCAACTTGGAAGTGTTGTTGAACTAGTTGTTTTTGACGAAGGTCGAACGTTTAATGCTGGTCATCCTATGCATTTACACGGCTATCACTTTGCCGTAGTAGCCATGAATAA AGTGAAAGGCTCCATTTCACTTGACGAAGTGCAGCAGCTTCACCGTAATGGGTCTATCTCCTACAATTTCAATAATCCTGTTATGAAAGACTCTGTGATTGTACCTGATGGAGGATACATCGTTATCCGATTTATTGCTGACAACCCGGGCGTTTGGTCATTTCATTGTCACCTCTCATTTCACCTTGAAGCAG GTATGCTGATGGCTTTCAGAGTAGGTGAACAAAGTTATAAGAACAATATCCCAAGCAATTTCCCAAAGTGTGGTAATTGGGAAGCGGCCAGCAGCCGCAGTAAAGCCGTTCAAGTTAACCGCGCATCAATTGCTTTGTATATTTGGATTATCGtcctttatgttttaattgcatag
- the LOC100178857 gene encoding laccase-2-like isoform X2, translated as MLFSSCTTALLPLHFCLFCLLKEYCDLIFSALLSFGMVEKAVKIVLVICVFWTVVIGEDAPHPCDRVCQSGSTRVCEYNFTVEWYSTLSKACFECPFVESDCSRPQCVAADGHPRAITVVNRMLPGPSITVCESDPVVVRVHNRLDNGEATTIHWHGMSQRGTPWMDGVPMLTQCPIPPQTTFVYNFTATPAGTHWWHAHVGFHRSDGVFGSFVVRKPDASNPHFGAYDEDEHTILVGDWLHQTTMEKYIQHHHSNGNNKGEGMLINGKGEYTKYQRNNETIYTPMMKYSVTHGKRYRFRVINNAAVFCPFELTVDYHILTIIATDGVDVTAYNVTSLVTHGGERYDFVLNANQEAASYWIRIQGLADCMNSSQRAVLWYRNSTSGARPASTPDTINQTKINPLNEKETSNVKYVTNLSTIKNVETRLTQKPDVVHFIGFDFKLVNNPSYHDSILYPIKSVSRDHHLYSPQLNNVTYLSPHSPILSQYDDIDESTICNTFTGVNVPKTEFRACTHIADVQLGSVVELVVFDEGRTFNAGHPMHLHGYHFAVVAMNKVKGSISLDEVQQLHRNGSISYNFNNPVMKDSVIVPDGGYIVIRFIADNPGVWSFHCHLSFHLEAGMLMAFRVGEQSYKNNIPSNFPKCGNWEAASSRSKAVQVNRASIALYIWIIVLYVLIA; from the exons ATGTTATTTTCATCGTGTACAACAGCCTTGCTACCTCTccatttttgtctgttttgtttgttaaaagaatactgtgatttaattttttctgcACTGCTAAGCTTCGGTATGGTGGAAAAGGcagttaaaattgttttagttatCTGCGTTTTCTGGACAGTTGTAATTGGCGAAG ACGCACCTCATCCGTGCGACAGAGTATGTCAATCCGGAAGCACAAGGGTGTGCGAATACAATTTTACCGTAGAGTG GTATTCAACGTTGTCGAAGGCCTGCTTTGAATGCCCGTTTGTTGAGTCGGACTGTAGTAGGCCACAATGCGTTGCCGCTGACGGCCATCCTCGCGCTATTACTGTTGTCAACCGAATGCTTCCGGGTCCTTCTATTACT GTGTGCGAGAGCGATCCTGTTGTTGTCCGAGTGCATAATCGCTTAGATAATGGGGAAGCAACCACTATACATTGGCATGGTATGTCACAGCGAGGTACGCCGTGGATGGACGGGGTTCCAATGCTAACTCAGTGCCCAATTCCACCACAGACAACTTTTGTGTATAACTTCACAGCTACACCTGCTG GTACCCATTGGTGGCACGCACACGTTGGCTTCCATCGCTCAGATGGTGTGTTTGGTAGCTTTGTAGTGAGAAAACCTGATGCTAGCAATCCGCACTTTGGGGCTTATGATGAAG ACGAACACACGATTTTAGTTGGCGACTGGCTTCATCAAACTACCATGGAAAAATACATTCAACATCACCATTCAAATGGGAATAATAAAGGAGAAGGCATGCTAATCAACGGAAAAGGGGAATATACT AAATACCAGAGAAATAACGAAACAATTTACACGCCGATGATGAAGTACTCGGTAACTCATGGGAAGCGCTATCGGTTTCGAGTCATTAACAATGCTGCGGTTTTTTGTCCGTTCGAG cttACCGTGGATTACCATATTCTCACTATTATCGCCACGGATGGTGTTGACGTCACTGCATACAATGTAACGTCATTAGTGACGCATGGAGGTGAACGATATGACTTCGTGTTAAACGCAAATCAAGAAGCGGCTAGCTACTGGATTCGAATACAAGGACTTGCTGATTGTATGAATAGTTCACAAAGAGCTGTGCTGTG GTATAGAAACTCAACCAGCGGCGCCCGGCCTGCTTCAACACCGGACACAATCAATCAAACGAAAATTAATCCGCTCAACGAAAAGGAAACATCGAACGTGAAATACGTGACAAACTTGTCGACCATTAAGAATGTGGAAACTAGATTAACTCAGAAACCAGACGTTGTTCACTTTATTGGTTTCGACTTTAAGCTA GTTAACAACCCGTCCTACCACGACAGTATTCTATATCCGATTAAATCTGTTTCAAGAGACCACCATCTATACAGCCCACAGCTGAACAACGTGACGTATCTATCCCCCCATTCACCGATTCTCAGCCAGTACGACGACATTGATGAATCGACAATATGCAATACATTTACGGGTGTTAACGTACCCAAAACTGAG TTTCGAGCATGCACCCACATTGCTGACGTTCAACTTGGAAGTGTTGTTGAACTAGTTGTTTTTGACGAAGGTCGAACGTTTAATGCTGGTCATCCTATGCATTTACACGGCTATCACTTTGCCGTAGTAGCCATGAATAA AGTGAAAGGCTCCATTTCACTTGACGAAGTGCAGCAGCTTCACCGTAATGGGTCTATCTCCTACAATTTCAATAATCCTGTTATGAAAGACTCTGTGATTGTACCTGATGGAGGATACATCGTTATCCGATTTATTGCTGACAACCCGGGCGTTTGGTCATTTCATTGTCACCTCTCATTTCACCTTGAAGCAG GTATGCTGATGGCTTTCAGAGTAGGTGAACAAAGTTATAAGAACAATATCCCAAGCAATTTCCCAAAGTGTGGTAATTGGGAAGCGGCCAGCAGCCGCAGTAAAGCCGTTCAAGTTAACCGCGCATCAATTGCTTTGTATATTTGGATTATCGtcctttatgttttaattgcatag
- the LOC100178857 gene encoding laccase-2-like isoform X4, with amino-acid sequence MSIRKHKGVRIQFYRRVVCESDRVVVRVHNRLDNGEATTIHWHGMSQRGTPWMDGVPMLTQCPIPPQTTFVYNFTATPAGTHWWHAHVGFHRSDGVFGSFVVRKPDASNPHFGAYDDDEHTILVGDWLHQTTMEKYIQHHHSNGNNKGEGMLINGKGEYTKYQRNNETIYTPMMKYSVTHGKRYRFRVINNAAVFCPFELTVDYHILTIIATDGVDVTAYNVTSLVTHGGERYDFVLNANQEAASYWIRIQGLADCMNSSQRAVLWYRNSTSGARPASTPDTINQTKINPLNEKETSNVKYVTNLSTIKNVETRLTQKPDVVHFIGFDFKLVNNPSYHDSILYPIKSVSRDHHLYSPQLNNVTYLSPHSPILSQYDDIDESTICNTFTGVNVPKTEFRACTHIADVQLGSVVELVVFDEGRTFNAGHPMHLHGYHFAVVAMNKVKGSISLDEVQQLHRNGSISYNFNNPVMKDSVIVPDGGYIVIRFIADNPGVWSFHCHLSFHLEAGMLMAFRVGEQSYKNNIPSNFPKCGNWEAASSRSKAVQVNRASIALYIWIIVLYVLIA; translated from the exons ATGTCAATCCGAAAGCACAAGGGTGTGCGAATACAATTTTACCGTAGAGTG GTGTGCGAGAGCGATCGTGTTGTTGTCCGAGTGCATAATCGCTTAGATAATGGGGAAGCAACCACTATACATTGGCATGGTATGTCACAGCGAGGTACGCCGTGGATGGACGGGGTTCCAATGCTAACTCAGTGCCCAATTCCACCACAGACAACTTTTGTGTATAACTTCACAGCTACACCTGCTG GTACCCATTGGTGGCACGCACACGTTGGCTTCCATCGCTCAGATGGTGTGTTTGGTAGCTTTGTAGTGAGAAAACCTGATGCTAGCAATCCGCACTTTGGGGCTTATGATGACG ACGAACACACGATTTTAGTTGGCGACTGGCTTCATCAAACTACCATGGAAAAATACATTCAACATCACCATTCAAATGGGAATAATAAAGGAGAAGGCATGCTAATCAACGGAAAAGGGGAATATACT AAATACCAGAGAAATAACGAAACAATTTACACGCCGATGATGAAGTACTCGGTAACTCATGGGAAGCGCTATCGGTTTCGAGTCATTAACAATGCTGCGGTTTTTTGTCCGTTCGAG cttACCGTGGATTACCATATTCTCACTATTATCGCCACGGATGGTGTTGACGTCACTGCATACAATGTAACGTCATTAGTGACGCATGGAGGTGAACGATATGACTTCGTGTTAAACGCAAATCAAGAAGCGGCTAGCTACTGGATTCGAATACAAGGACTTGCTGATTGTATGAATAGTTCACAAAGAGCTGTGCTGTG GTATAGAAACTCAACCAGCGGCGCCCGGCCTGCTTCAACACCGGACACAATCAATCAAACGAAAATTAATCCGCTCAACGAAAAGGAAACATCGAACGTGAAATACGTGACAAACTTGTCGACCATTAAGAATGTGGAAACTAGATTAACTCAGAAACCAGACGTTGTTCACTTTATTGGTTTCGACTTTAAGCTA GTTAACAACCCGTCCTACCACGACAGTATTCTATATCCGATTAAATCTGTTTCAAGAGACCACCATCTATACAGCCCACAGCTGAACAACGTGACGTATCTATCCCCCCATTCACCGATTCTCAGCCAGTACGACGACATTGATGAATCGACAATATGCAATACATTTACGGGTGTTAACGTACCCAAAACTGAG TTTCGAGCATGCACCCACATTGCTGACGTTCAACTTGGAAGTGTTGTTGAACTAGTTGTTTTTGACGAAGGTCGAACGTTTAATGCTGGTCATCCTATGCATTTACACGGCTATCACTTTGCCGTAGTAGCCATGAATAA AGTGAAAGGCTCCATTTCACTTGACGAAGTGCAGCAGCTTCACCGTAATGGGTCTATCTCCTACAATTTCAATAATCCTGTTATGAAAGACTCTGTGATTGTACCTGATGGAGGATACATCGTTATCCGATTTATTGCTGACAACCCGGGCGTTTGGTCATTTCATTGTCACCTCTCATTTCACCTTGAAGCAG GTATGCTGATGGCTTTCAGAGTAGGTGAACAAAGTTATAAGAACAATATCCCAAGCAATTTCCCAAAGTGTGGTAATTGGGAAGCGGCCAGCAGCCGCAGTAAAGCCGTTCAAGTTAACCGCGCATCAATTGCTTTGTATATTTGGATTATCGtcctttatgttttaattgcatag
- the LOC100178857 gene encoding laccase-2-like isoform X1 encodes MLFSSCTTALLPLHFCLFCLLKEYCDLIFSALLSFGMVEKAVKIVLVICVFWTVVIGEDAPHPCDRVCQSESTRVCEYNFTVEWYSTLSKACFECPFVESDCSRPQCVAADGHPRAITVVNRMLPGPSITVCESDRVVVRVHNRLDNGEATTIHWHGMSQRGTPWMDGVPMLTQCPIPPQTTFVYNFTATPAGTHWWHAHVGFHRSDGVFGSFVVRKPDASNPHFGAYDDDEHTILVGDWLHQTTMEKYIQHHHSNGNNKGEGMLINGKGEYTKYQRNNETIYTPMMKYSVTHGKRYRFRVINNAAVFCPFELTVDYHILTIIATDGVDVTAYNVTSLVTHGGERYDFVLNANQEAASYWIRIQGLADCMNSSQRAVLWYRNSTSGARPASTPDTINQTKINPLNEKETSNVKYVTNLSTIKNVETRLTQKPDVVHFIGFDFKLVNNPSYHDSILYPIKSVSRDHHLYSPQLNNVTYLSPHSPILSQYDDIDESTICNTFTGVNVPKTEFRACTHIADVQLGSVVELVVFDEGRTFNAGHPMHLHGYHFAVVAMNKVKGSISLDEVQQLHRNGSISYNFNNPVMKDSVIVPDGGYIVIRFIADNPGVWSFHCHLSFHLEAGMLMAFRVGEQSYKNNIPSNFPKCGNWEAASSRSKAVQVNRASIALYIWIIVLYVLIA; translated from the exons ATGTTATTTTCATCGTGTACAACAGCCTTGCTACCTCTccatttttgtctgttttgtttgttaaaagaatactgtgatttaattttttctgcACTGCTAAGCTTCGGTATGGTGGAAAAGGcagttaaaattgttttagttatCTGCGTTTTCTGGACAGTTGTAATTGGCGAAG ACGCACCTCATCCGTGCGACAGAGTATGTCAATCCGAAAGCACAAGGGTGTGCGAATACAATTTTACCGTAGAGTG GTATTCAACGTTGTCGAAGGCCTGCTTTGAATGCCCGTTTGTTGAGTCGGACTGTAGTAGACCACAATGCGTTGCCGCTGACGGCCATCCTCGCGCTATTACTGTTGTCAACCGAATGCTTCCGGGTCCTTCTATTACT GTGTGCGAGAGCGATCGTGTTGTTGTCCGAGTGCATAATCGCTTAGATAATGGGGAAGCAACCACTATACATTGGCATGGTATGTCACAGCGAGGTACGCCGTGGATGGACGGGGTTCCAATGCTAACTCAGTGCCCAATTCCACCACAGACAACTTTTGTGTATAACTTCACAGCTACACCTGCTG GTACCCATTGGTGGCACGCACACGTTGGCTTCCATCGCTCAGATGGTGTGTTTGGTAGCTTTGTAGTGAGAAAACCTGATGCTAGCAATCCGCACTTTGGGGCTTATGATGACG ACGAACACACGATTTTAGTTGGCGACTGGCTTCATCAAACTACCATGGAAAAATACATTCAACATCACCATTCAAATGGGAATAATAAAGGAGAAGGCATGCTAATCAACGGAAAAGGGGAATATACT AAATACCAGAGAAATAACGAAACAATTTACACGCCGATGATGAAGTACTCGGTAACTCATGGGAAGCGCTATCGGTTTCGAGTCATTAACAATGCTGCGGTTTTTTGTCCGTTCGAG cttACCGTGGATTACCATATTCTCACTATTATCGCCACGGATGGTGTTGACGTCACTGCATACAATGTAACGTCATTAGTGACGCATGGAGGTGAACGATATGACTTCGTGTTAAACGCAAATCAAGAAGCGGCTAGCTACTGGATTCGAATACAAGGACTTGCTGATTGTATGAATAGTTCACAAAGAGCTGTGCTGTG GTATAGAAACTCAACCAGCGGCGCCCGGCCTGCTTCAACACCGGACACAATCAATCAAACGAAAATTAATCCGCTCAACGAAAAGGAAACATCGAACGTGAAATACGTGACAAACTTGTCGACCATTAAGAATGTGGAAACTAGATTAACTCAGAAACCAGACGTTGTTCACTTTATTGGTTTCGACTTTAAGCTA GTTAACAACCCGTCCTACCACGACAGTATTCTATATCCGATTAAATCTGTTTCAAGAGACCACCATCTATACAGCCCACAGCTGAACAACGTGACGTATCTATCCCCCCATTCACCGATTCTCAGCCAGTACGACGACATTGATGAATCGACAATATGCAATACATTTACGGGTGTTAACGTACCCAAAACTGAG TTTCGAGCATGCACCCACATTGCTGACGTTCAACTTGGAAGTGTTGTTGAACTAGTTGTTTTTGACGAAGGTCGAACGTTTAATGCTGGTCATCCTATGCATTTACACGGCTATCACTTTGCCGTAGTAGCCATGAATAA AGTGAAAGGCTCCATTTCACTTGACGAAGTGCAGCAGCTTCACCGTAATGGGTCTATCTCCTACAATTTCAATAATCCTGTTATGAAAGACTCTGTGATTGTACCTGATGGAGGATACATCGTTATCCGATTTATTGCTGACAACCCGGGCGTTTGGTCATTTCATTGTCACCTCTCATTTCACCTTGAAGCAG GTATGCTGATGGCTTTCAGAGTAGGTGAACAAAGTTATAAGAACAATATCCCAAGCAATTTCCCAAAGTGTGGTAATTGGGAAGCGGCCAGCAGCCGCAGTAAAGCCGTTCAAGTTAACCGCGCATCAATTGCTTTGTATATTTGGATTATCGtcctttatgttttaattgcatag
- the LOC100178857 gene encoding laccase-2-like isoform X5, protein MLFSSCTTALLPLHFCLFCLLKEYCDLIFSALLSFGMVEKAVKIVLVICVFWTVVIGEDAPHPCDRVCQSESTRVCEYNFTVEWYSTLSKACFECPFVESDCSRPQCVAADGHPRAITVVNRMLPGPSITVCESDRVVVRVHNRLDNGEATTIHWHGMSQRGTPWMDGVPMLTQCPIPPQTTFVYNFTATPAGTHWWHAHVGFHRSDGVFGSFVVRKPDASNPHFGAYDDDEHTILVGDWLHQTTMEKYIQHHHSNGNNKGEGMLINGKGEYTKYQRNNETIYTPMMKYSVTHGKRYRFRVINNAAVFCPFELTVDYHILTIIATDGVDVTAYNVTSLVTHGGERYDFVLNANQEAASYWIRIQGLADCMNSSQRAVLWYRNSTSGARPASTPDTINQTKINPLNEKETSNVKYVTNLSTIKNVETRLTQKPDVVHFIGFDFKLVNNPSYHDSILYPIKSVSRDHHLYSPQLNNVTYLSPHSPILSQYDDIDESTICNTFTGVNVPKTEFRACTHIADVQLGSVVELVVFDEGRTFNAGHPMHLHGYHFAVVAMNK, encoded by the exons ATGTTATTTTCATCGTGTACAACAGCCTTGCTACCTCTccatttttgtctgttttgtttgttaaaagaatactgtgatttaattttttctgcACTGCTAAGCTTCGGTATGGTGGAAAAGGcagttaaaattgttttagttatCTGCGTTTTCTGGACAGTTGTAATTGGCGAAG ACGCACCTCATCCGTGCGACAGAGTATGTCAATCCGAAAGCACAAGGGTGTGCGAATACAATTTTACCGTAGAGTG GTATTCAACGTTGTCGAAGGCCTGCTTTGAATGCCCGTTTGTTGAGTCGGACTGTAGTAGACCACAATGCGTTGCCGCTGACGGCCATCCTCGCGCTATTACTGTTGTCAACCGAATGCTTCCGGGTCCTTCTATTACT GTGTGCGAGAGCGATCGTGTTGTTGTCCGAGTGCATAATCGCTTAGATAATGGGGAAGCAACCACTATACATTGGCATGGTATGTCACAGCGAGGTACGCCGTGGATGGACGGGGTTCCAATGCTAACTCAGTGCCCAATTCCACCACAGACAACTTTTGTGTATAACTTCACAGCTACACCTGCTG GTACCCATTGGTGGCACGCACACGTTGGCTTCCATCGCTCAGATGGTGTGTTTGGTAGCTTTGTAGTGAGAAAACCTGATGCTAGCAATCCGCACTTTGGGGCTTATGATGACG ACGAACACACGATTTTAGTTGGCGACTGGCTTCATCAAACTACCATGGAAAAATACATTCAACATCACCATTCAAATGGGAATAATAAAGGAGAAGGCATGCTAATCAACGGAAAAGGGGAATATACT AAATACCAGAGAAATAACGAAACAATTTACACGCCGATGATGAAGTACTCGGTAACTCATGGGAAGCGCTATCGGTTTCGAGTCATTAACAATGCTGCGGTTTTTTGTCCGTTCGAG cttACCGTGGATTACCATATTCTCACTATTATCGCCACGGATGGTGTTGACGTCACTGCATACAATGTAACGTCATTAGTGACGCATGGAGGTGAACGATATGACTTCGTGTTAAACGCAAATCAAGAAGCGGCTAGCTACTGGATTCGAATACAAGGACTTGCTGATTGTATGAATAGTTCACAAAGAGCTGTGCTGTG GTATAGAAACTCAACCAGCGGCGCCCGGCCTGCTTCAACACCGGACACAATCAATCAAACGAAAATTAATCCGCTCAACGAAAAGGAAACATCGAACGTGAAATACGTGACAAACTTGTCGACCATTAAGAATGTGGAAACTAGATTAACTCAGAAACCAGACGTTGTTCACTTTATTGGTTTCGACTTTAAGCTA GTTAACAACCCGTCCTACCACGACAGTATTCTATATCCGATTAAATCTGTTTCAAGAGACCACCATCTATACAGCCCACAGCTGAACAACGTGACGTATCTATCCCCCCATTCACCGATTCTCAGCCAGTACGACGACATTGATGAATCGACAATATGCAATACATTTACGGGTGTTAACGTACCCAAAACTGAG TTTCGAGCATGCACCCACATTGCTGACGTTCAACTTGGAAGTGTTGTTGAACTAGTTGTTTTTGACGAAGGTCGAACGTTTAATGCTGGTCATCCTATGCATTTACACGGCTATCACTTTGCCGTAGTAGCCATGAATAAGTAA
- the LOC100177329 gene encoding galactokinase-like, whose translation MTGLSAIPSISELVKRAKAEFTAQFPGYEPTVVTCAPGRVNLIGEHTDYNDGFVFPMALPLVTIMAGCIDSSSSQITVATTAQTTDEPRVVQFESPKPGLPLTPGKPTWANYVKGVVQCFNLASIPGFKAVLVNSVPVGGGVSSSASLEVAVYTFLEAITEVSAPVLQTKALSCQSAEHKFANMPCGIMDQFISVMGKAGHGLLIDCRSMESTLIPIDDPDVSVLVTNSNVRHELTGSEYSDRRRQCYAAAEIMKVKSLRKATMKNLEDHKDKMDNITFQRARHVIGEINRTMDAADALKLGNYKLFGELMIESHNSLRDDYEVSCNEVDELVDSALECPGVYGSRMTGGGFGGCTVTLVKTDKVEAVVSHMQAKYSGNATFFITKPSQGAMVIEK comes from the exons atgactGGATTAAGTGCGATCCCATCTATTTCTGAATTGGTGAAGCGAGCCAAGGCCGAATTCACCGCTCAATTCCCGGGATATGAACCAACCGTTGTTACTTGTGCACCCGGCCGAGTAAATTTAATCGGAGAACATACTGATTACAACGATGGATTTGTTTTTCCAATG GCACTGCCTTTGGTTACCATCATGGCGGGGTGTATTGATTCATCATCTTCCCAAATCACCGTGGCAACCACTGCTCAAACAACGGACGAACCTAGAGTTGTTCAGTTTGAATCTCCTAAACCTGGATTACCCCTTACACCTGGAAAGCCAACATGGGCGAATTATGTAAAAGGGGTGGTCCAATGCTTTAATT TGGCTTCCATTCCTGGTTTCAAAGCTGTGTTGGTAAACAGCGTTCCAGTTGGAGGTGGAGTGTCAAGTTCTGCGTCATTAGAAGTTGCTGTGTATACCTTCCTTGAAGCAATAACAGAAG TCTCTGCACCAGTTCTTCAAACCAAAGCCTTGTCTTGTCAATCAGCTGAACACAAGTTTGCAAACATGCCATGCGGGATAATGGATCAGTTCATATCCGTTATGGGTAAAGCTGGTCATGGCCTGCTTATAGACTGCAG ATCCATGGAGTCCACCCTGATACCAATTGATGATCCAGATGTTTCTGTTCTTGTGACAAACTCAAATGTTCGACACGAACTCACAGGAAGTGAATATTCTGATAGAAGACGACAATGTTATGCGGCTGCTGAGATTATGAAAGTGAAAAGCCTCCGCAAAGCTACAATGAAAAACTTGGAAG ACCATAAAGATAAAATGGATAACATTACATTTCAAAGAGCAAGACATGTGATTGGAGAGATAAATCGAACGATGGATGCAGCTGATGCTCTTAAACTCGGAAACTACAAATTGTTTGGTGAACTGATGATAGAAAGCCATAATTCACTCCG AGATGATTATGAAGTAAGCTGTAACGAGGTAGATGAGTTGGTTGACAGTGCACTTGAATGTCCTGGCGTGTACGGAAGCCGCATGACGGGCGGTGGGTTTGGTGGATGCACAGTCACACTCGTTAAAACTGACAAAGTGGAAGCGGTTGTCTCACATATGCAG gcaaaatacTCGGGAAACGCCACTTTCTTCATTACCAAGCCTTCTCAGGGTGCGATGGTGATAGAAAAGTAA